Proteins from a genomic interval of Thamnophis elegans isolate rThaEle1 chromosome 2, rThaEle1.pri, whole genome shotgun sequence:
- the ELOF1 gene encoding transcription elongation factor 1 homolog: MGRRKSKRKPPPKKKMTGTLETQFTCPFCNHEKSCDVKMERPRNTGVISCTVCLEEFQTPITYLSEPVDVYSDWIDACEAANQ, from the exons ATGGGTCGTAGGAAGTCAAAGCGGAAGCCTCCACCCAAGAAGAAGATGACAGGAACACTTGAGACCCAATTCACATGTCCTTTTTGTAACCATGAGAAATCCTGTGATGTTAAAAT GGAAAGACCTCGGAATACTGGAGTGATATCCTGTACTGTATGTCTGGAAGAATTTCAGACCCCTATCACTT ATCTTTCGGAACCAGTGGATGTTTACAGTGATTGGATAGATGCTTGTGAGGCAGCCAATCAATAA